In a single window of the Necator americanus strain Aroian chromosome X, whole genome shotgun sequence genome:
- a CDS encoding hypothetical protein (NECATOR_CHRX.G21944.T1) translates to MVESKRREARCICVRARNGAVEAAVGAEVVLYKELRRKPGLLTYKPRLKLKCTVTCDTKETSSEITGTLLWVRMIHDTVKRIAGREDTLGDKIVFPDSAHIIDTIISGDKTLVIPALSFTAKIVTGYVLFWTWPRVIVIAFCRCVFSRSLTSNDRNVN, encoded by the coding sequence atggtcgagtcaaaacgacgtgaagcacggtgcatttgcgtacgcgctcgaaacggcgcggtggaggcagcagttggagccGAGGTGGTTCTCTACAAGGAACTACGTCGCAAACCAGGCTTACTCACATACAAGCCCCGATTGAAGCTGAAATGCACAGTAACATGTGATACCAAGGAAACGAGCTCCGAGATCACTGGAACTCTACTGTGGGTCCGTATGATTCACGATACAGTAAAGAGGATCGCTGGTAGAGAAGACACTCTCGGGGACAAAATTGTATTTCCGGATTCAGCCCACATAATTGACACAATCATTTCGGGAGACAAAACGCTCGTCATTCCCGCACTATCATTTACGGCTAAGATAGTCACTGGTTACGTTTTGTTCTGGACATGGCCTCGAGTGATCGTCATTGCTTTCTGCCGATGCGTATTCTCTCGATCGCTTACATCCAACGACAGGAATGTAAACTAG
- a CDS encoding hypothetical protein (NECATOR_CHRX.G21945.T1): MKNSSHTDRGVSAFPHFDSKYKCCCDTVHVKQGTLMIGIVSAIIAVFGMFQSLFSSTDNVTMAVLEILYMTVEALCIALLFVAIFKDKKLLLIPFFLIQVLSLLMCAIFTLLCIWALIDADNFIGIVIKESVVSPEEMEMEKTHPEMAGKMIVRLAAAFLATTFMLLFCMTFWWLVVIHRCYQYYSDMEKHREPFDTPVSYSAQQGAQVY; the protein is encoded by the exons ATGAAAAACTCTTCACATACGGATCGTGGAGTCTCAGCGTTTCCTCATTTTGATTCAAAATACAAATGTTGCTGCGATACGGTTCATGTTAAG cAAGGAACATTGATGATTGGAATAGTTAGCGCAATAATAGCTGTATTCGGAATGTTTCAATCTTTGTTTTCCTCAACGGATAACGTCACTATGGCAGTTCTTGAA ATTCTCTATATGACTGTGGAGGCGTTGTGTATAGCACTACTCTTCGTCGCTATTTTCAAGGATAAGAAGCTACTCcttattccattctttttgaTACAG GTGCTCTCTCTGTTAATGTGCGCAATCTTTACGTTACTCTGCATATGGGCTCTAATTGATGCCGATAATTTCATTGGAATAGTGATCAAG GAGTCCGTTGTGAGCCCAGAAGAGATGGAGATGGAAAAAACACATCCAGAAATGGCGGGAAAAATGA TCGTCCGCTTGGCGGCTGCATTTCTGGCAACAACgttcatgttgttgttttgtatgACGTTCTGGTGGCTGGTCGTTATTCATAG GTGCTACCAATACTACAGCGACATGGAAAAGCACAGGGAACCGTTCGATACACCAGTCTCCTACAGCGCCCAACAAGGAGCACAAGTTTATTGA
- a CDS encoding hypothetical protein (NECATOR_CHRX.G21942.T2), translated as MCCLTDYAGILLVFAITVNTKFIPGPCHQFSCQNGGSCYSGVNSTHWCRCPPSYKGDICEKPICEKDCQNDGVCLVNKNGTYSCRCQLGFSGEYCEQVLDSVCRPTSSLCGSHGKCVLTSSLTEFRCICDDGWIGTRCNERDPCPPEYCNHGGTCKRNGTEFVCDCPRGYHGTHCELDTNECEFSPCAFGKCVNTMGSYRCECDAGFIGSDCQVYRSGFECTTTGPNSCRNGGFCSAEKNNNTCVCPPMFQGLYCEKDVDECSTSNPCENGGTCVNTEGGFVCLCTAAFEGELCSINKDDCLYNKCEAGATCIDLTGSYRCECPPGKIGSFCQHNDPCVSMPCLNGRCIGDPATGNFTCACDHGYTGIHCDQDIDECSEWGEALCYNGATCVNIAGSYACECPAGVTGASCDTLMEMCDPNPCQNKGICVDRLNHFECSCAEGFTGPTCGEKCPEGERCSCSANGCLNGGQCRNNGCECPTGFTGEYCEKKLSPCEMTKCPFGQICVENNMTKAVSCECPAGFTGFDCQREVDECSTNPCQHGGTCSDKLNDYHCSCPSGYSGKNCEKIVDHCATNPCLNNGLCINAARGSICHCTPAFFGEKCQFKRKPCSRSRCDNGATCRPTADFRNYTCECKPGFEGKFCEFDINECKDQPCKNGGTCYNTHGSYSCICPEGYTGKNCMENIDDCAKNPCLNNGTCIDELANFRCVCQPGFTGRTCGVDIDDCASNPCLNGATCVDGINRYECLCRRGFSGRDCHVNDDDCRPGLCLNGGRCIDAVDDYICECVRGYTGQNCQIHVDLDKFNETDKLERSLCALSGCDSKAGDGKCDSECNFYACGFDNGDCSARGEPFAKCNAASYCAHVFKDGRCDSVCNNEACLFDGFDCVPTTPRCPPQVADYCRSHYADGICDNQCDLPGCAFDGGDCDTKKPTTLSGDISIVVLTTPQQFVKHVGMFLLTLSQKLRASVRIKSDEDGPLVFHWNGRPSPKRIALPKDQRLSVQFGGEIRLKRSVSNVGVLVWIEVDVSGCHGDCFSDVDTVANYLGAANAKKDLSEMGMPIYEAIARHPDATVAVSNPDGYWAFIIGCFAILIVIATVFVLQKRTRKRRTIKAPCWIPPTEAQNKLVSLSQSEQMLRAGFYSDHLFGSKRPRLENLNFYDSDPFTSALNSHKVEVKSTKKIHPPPTLLHEQASSNTPIEVDQSTINVRGPFGRTALMMLCDNSEKTESQLVEEAAKIWAAGGDLNLQDDDEETAIFIAVRRGRLALVKKLLDMGADPTIMNRNDSTCLHEAAANCNLRMVEELLKHNSVVKEIDVCDNNDRTPLMRCAANDTVDHQVASLLIRMGADPSYPGDKSALSYNGRTALHYAAQVNNVQMIEFLISKDANKDAQDLEDRTPLFLAASHGHVEAVQALVKAGASLEITDQKDRTPYKVAEENEFRNVLEVLDSDDNKTCVPLHMAIGKNTVKNNNRQVKRIPVKRKPQPLTPPHSDGCGSTPSPHATFGASSRPTASVLDSPSSDRTSSGNDGFSPGSLPMTHPSYWTSEVSHQSPPYENTELGVCSYYGNYSMPNSTYAHSFSSTSYPSCQYSESSTYYANQV; from the exons GAACAAGATGTAACGAAAGAGATCCATGTCCTCCCGAGTACTGTAATCATGGAGGCACGTGCAAGCGAAACGGAACAGAATTCGTTTGTGATTGTCCTAGAGGTTATCACGGGACGCACTGTGAACTGGACACAAATGAATGCGAATTTTCACCATGTGCATTCGGGAAATGTGTGAACACT ATGGGTTCGTATCGATGTGAATGTGATGCTGGATTCATCGGTAGTGATTGTCAAGTGTATCGTAGTGGATTTGAATGCACCACAACTGGCCCAAATTCGTGTCGAAATGGTGGATTTTGTTCAGCGGAGAAGAACAACAACACATGTGTTTGTCCACCAATGTTTCAAG GATTGTACTGCGAAAAAGACGTGGACGAATGTTCTACATCGAATCCATGCGAAAATGGTGGCACATGCGTGAATACAGAAGGAGGATTCGTATGCTTGTGTACAGCTGCTTTTGAAG GTGAACTATGCAGTATCAATAAGGATGACTGTTTGTATAATAAATGTGAAGCAGGAGCAACATGTATAGATTTAACCGGATCCTATCGATGTGAATGTCCTCCAGGAAAAATTG gATCATTCTGCCAACATAATGATCCATGTGTCTCTATGCCATGCCTTAACGGAAGATGTATTGGAGATCCGGCAACTGGGAACTTCACATGTGCGTGTGATCACGGATATACG GGAATACACTGCGACCAGGATATCGATGAATGTTCGGAATGGGGTGAAGCACTTTGTTATAATGGTGCCACATGCGTTAATATTGCTGGAAGTTATGCATGCGAATGTCCTGCAG GAGTAACTGGCGCATCCTGTGACACTTTAATGGAAATGTGCGATCCGAATCCATGTCAGAATAAAGGGATCTGCGTGGATCGACTGAATCATTTCGAATGTTCGTGCGCTGAAG gatttACCGGTCCAACTTGTGGTGAAAAATGTCCAGAAGGTGAACGATGTTCCTGCTCAGCCAATGGATGTTTGAATGGTGGACAATGTAGAAATAATGGATGCGAATGTCCAACG GGATTCACTGGTGAATATTGTGAAAAGAAGTTGAGTCCTTGTGAAATGACGAAATGCCCTTTTGGTCAGATTTGTGTGGAGAATAATATGACGAA AGCGGTAAGTTGTGAGTGTCCGGCCGGATTTACTGGATTCGATTGCCAAAGAGAGGTTGACGAATGCTCAACTAATCCCTGTCAACACGGTGGAACTTGTTCCGACAAACTTAATGACTATCACTGTAGTTGTCCTAGTGGGTATAGTGGAAAGAATTGTGAG AAGATCGTCGACCATTGCGCAACGAATCCTTGCCTAAACAATGGGCTATGCATCAATGCAGCACGCGGCAGCATTTGTCATTGTACCCCAGCCTTTTTCGGAGAGAAATGCCAGTTTAAG AGGAAACCATGCTCTCGGAGTCGCTGTGACAATGGAGCCACATGTCGACCGACGGCAGATTTCAGGAATTACACTTGTGAATGCAAACCTGGATTTGAGGGGAAATTCTGCGAATTT GATATTAATGAATGTAAAGATCAACCATGTAAGAACGGAGGCACTTGTTATAACACTCATGGATCGTACAGTTGTATTTGTCCAGAAGGATATACAGGAAAGAACTGCATGGAGAACATAGATGATTGCGCTAAAA ATCCATGCTTAAACAATGGAACATGTATCGATGAGCTCGCGAACTTCCGTTGTGTTTGTCAGCCGGGATTCACCGGTAGAACATGTGGTGTGGATATAG ATGATTGCGCTTCAAATCCTTGTCTGAATGGTGCAACATGTGTGGATGGTATTAATCGTTACGAATGTCTCTGTAGACGAGGATTTAGTGGTCGAGATTGTCATGTAAACGATGATGATTGTAGACCTGG ACTTTGTCTTAATGGTGGCAGATGTATCGATGCTGTTGATGACTATATATGCGAATGCGTACGTGGATATACTGGTCAAAATTGTCAAATTCACGTGGATCTTGATAAATTTAACGAAACCGACAA ATTGGAGCGTAGTCTGTGCGCTCTTTCCGGATGCGATTCCAAAGCTGGAGACGGAAAATGCGATTCAGAGTGTAATTTTTACGCTTGTGGATTTGACAATGGTGATTGCTCTGCCAGAGGTGAACCGTTTGCCAAATGCAACGCGGCCAGCTATTGTGCCCATGTGTTTAAGGATGGCCGATGCGATTCC gTTTGTAACAATGAAGCGTGTTTGTTTGATGGATTCGATTGCGTACCAACCACTCCCCGTTGCCCACCACAAGTTGCGGATTACTGTCGCAGCCATTACGCGGACGGAATTTGCGATAATCAATGCGATCTTCCTGGATGTGCTTTCGATGGAGGAGACTGTGACACTAAGAAACCAACAACC CTTTCTGGAGATATTTCCATCGTTGTCCTTACTACTCCACAACAATTTGTGAAACATGTTGGAATGTTTCTTCTCACGTTAAGCCAAAAACTTCGAGCGTCTGTTCGGATCAAGAGCGATGAGGACGGACCATTGGTTTTTCATTGGAACGGCCGGCCATCTCCAAAGCGTATCGCTCTTCCAAAAGATCAG CGCTTATCTGTTCAATTTGGTGGTGAAATTCGTTTGAAACGTTCCGTTTCGAATGTTGGTGTCCTTGTTTGGATTGAAGTGGACGTTTCTGGTTGTCACGGTGATTGCTTCAGTGACGTCGATACTGTCGCAAACTATCTCGGAGCAGCTAACGCGAAGAAG GATTTGTCCGAAATGGGCATGCCCATCTACGAAGCCATTGCACGACATCCGGACGCTACAGTCGCGGTCTCGAATCCGGACGGATATTGGGCATTTATTATTGGCTGTTTCGCAATTTTAATCGTTATTGCGACGGTTTTTGTGCTccaaaaaagaactaggaaACGTCGAACAATCAAAGCTCCTTGTTGGATTCCACCCACCGAAGCGCAAA ACAAACTTGTTTCATTATCTCAAAGTGAACAAATGCTACGGGCAGGATTCTATTCCGATCATTTATTTGGATCTAAAAGGCCAAGATTGGAAAACTTGAATTTCTATGACTCCGATCCCTTCACATCTGCATTAAATTCACACAA GGTGGAAGTAAAATCCACAAAGAAGATACATCCACCTCCAACACTTCTGCACGAACAAGCATCTTCCAATACACCAATAGAAGTTGATCAGTCAACGATAAATGTACGTGGTCCTTTCGGTCGAACCGCACTAATGATGTTGTGCGATAATTCGGAAAAGACGGAAAGTCAACTGGTTGAGGAGGCGGCAAAGATTTGGGCTGCCGGAGGCGATTTGAATTTGCAGGATGACG ATGAAGAGACGGCAATATTTATTGCGGTTAGGCGAGGTCGTTTGGCTTTAGTAAAGAAATTGCTGGATATGGGAGCTGATCCTACAATTATGAATCGTAACGATTCGACATGTCTCCATGAAGCCGCAGCAAACTGTAATCTTCGTATGGTTGAGGAACTACTGAAACATAATTCTGTAGTTAAAGAG ATTGACGTTTGCGACAATAATGATCGAACTCCGTTGATGAGATGTGCTGCTAATGATACGGTAGATCATCAAGTGGCATCGCTCCTGATTCGAATGGGTGCTGATCCGTCATATCCTGGAGATAAG AGTGCCCTATCGTATAACGGACGTACCGCATTACATTACGCTGCTCAAGTGAACAATGTGCAAATGATTGAATTTCTTATAAGCAAGGATGCCAATAAGGATGCCCAAGATCTAGAG GACCGAACACCATTGTTCCTTGCTGCTTCTCATGGACATGTTGAAGCTGTGCAAGCTTTAGTCAAAGCTGGAGCTTCATTGGAAATCACAGATCAGAAG gACCGTACTCCCTACAAGGTCGCAGAAGAAAACGAATTTCGTAATGTTCTGGAAGTACTGGATTCAGATGATAACAAAACTTGCGTCCCTTTGCATATGGCTATAGGAAAAAATACAGTCAAAAACAACAATCGTCAGGTTAAG CGGATCCCCGTAAAGCGGAAGCCTCAGCCACTGACCCCGCCACATTCTGACGGATGTGGTTCGACACCGTCTCCTCATGCAACGTTTGGAGCTTCATCCAGACCGACAGCATCGGTATTGGATTCTCCGTCAAGTGATCGTACAAGTAGTGGGAATGACGGTTTTTCGCCGGGATCTCTTCCGATG ACGCATCCATCCTATTGGACATCCGAAGTTTCACATCAATCACCACCATATGAAAATACTGAATTAGGAGTATGTTCATATTACGGTAATTATTCAATGCCGAACTCCACGTATGCTCATTCGTTCTCGTCCACCTCGTATCCATCATGCCAGTATTCGGAAAGTTCCACATATTACGCAAATCAAGTGTAA
- a CDS encoding hypothetical protein (NECATOR_CHRX.G21942.T1) yields the protein MCCLTDYAGILLVFAITVNTKFIPGPCHQFSCQNGGSCYSGVNSTHWCRCPPSYKGDICEKPICEKDCQNDGVCLVNKNGTYSCRCQLGFSGEYCEQVLDSVCRPTSSLCGSHGKCVLTSSLTEFRCICDDGWIGTRCNERDPCPPEYCNHGGTCKRNGTEFVCDCPRGYHGTHCELDTNECEFSPCAFGKCVNTMGSYRCECDAGFIGSDCQVYRSGFECTTTGPNSCRNGGFCSAEKNNNTCVCPPMFQGLYCEKDVDECSTSNPCENGGTCVNTEGGFVCLCTAAFEGELCSINKDDCLYNKCEAGATCIDLTGSYRCECPPGKIGSFCQHNDPCVSMPCLNGRCIGDPATGNFTCACDHGYTGIHCDQDIDECSEWGEALCYNGATCVNIAGSYACECPAGVTGASCDTLMEMCDPNPCQNKGICVDRLNHFECSCAEGFTGPTCGEKCPEGERCSCSANGCLNGGQCRNNGCECPTGFTGEYCEKKLSPCEMTKCPFGQICVENNMTKAVSCECPAGFTGFDCQREVDECSTNPCQHGGTCSDKLNDYHCSCPSGYSGKNCEKIVDHCATNPCLNNGLCINAARGSICHCTPAFFGEKCQFKRKPCSRSRCDNGATCRPTADFRNYTCECKPGFEGKFCEFDINECKDQPCKNGGTCYNTHGSYSCICPEGYTGKNCMENIDDCAKNPCLNNGTCIDELANFRCVCQPGFTGRTCGVDIDDCASNPCLNGATCVDGINRYECLCRRGFSGRDCHVNDDDCRPGLCLNGGRCIDAVDDYICECVRGYTGQNCQIHVDLDKFNETDKLERSLCALSGCDSKAGDGKCDSECNFYACGFDNGDCSARGEPFAKCNAASYCAHVFKDGRCDSVCNNEACLFDGFDCVPTTPRCPPQVADYCRSHYADGICDNQCDLPGCAFDGGDCDTKKPTTLSGDISIVVLTTPQQFVKHVGMFLLTLSQKLRASVRIKSDEDGPLVFHWNGRPSPKRIALPKDQRLSVQFGGEIRLKRSVSNVGVLVWIEVDVSGCHGDCFSDVDTVANYLGAANAKKDLSEMGMPIYEAIARHPDATVAVSNPDGYWAFIIGCFAILIVIATVFVLQKRTRKRRTIKAPCWIPPTEAQNKLVSLSQSEQMLRAGFYSDHLFGSKRPRLENLNFYDSDPFTSALNSHKYPRVEVKSTKKIHPPPTLLHEQASSNTPIEVDQSTINVRGPFGRTALMMLCDNSEKTESQLVEEAAKIWAAGGDLNLQDDDEETAIFIAVRRGRLALVKKLLDMGADPTIMNRNDSTCLHEAAANCNLRMVEELLKHNSVVKEIDVCDNNDRTPLMRCAANDTVDHQVASLLIRMGADPSYPGDKSALSYNGRTALHYAAQVNNVQMIEFLISKDANKDAQDLEDRTPLFLAASHGHVEAVQALVKAGASLEITDQKDRTPYKVAEENEFRNVLEVLDSDDNKTCVPLHMAIGKNTVKNNNRQVKRIPVKRKPQPLTPPHSDGCGSTPSPHATFGASSRPTASVLDSPSSDRTSSGNDGFSPGSLPMTHPSYWTSEVSHQSPPYENTELGVCSYYGNYSMPNSTYAHSFSSTSYPSCQYSESSTYYANQV from the exons GAACAAGATGTAACGAAAGAGATCCATGTCCTCCCGAGTACTGTAATCATGGAGGCACGTGCAAGCGAAACGGAACAGAATTCGTTTGTGATTGTCCTAGAGGTTATCACGGGACGCACTGTGAACTGGACACAAATGAATGCGAATTTTCACCATGTGCATTCGGGAAATGTGTGAACACT ATGGGTTCGTATCGATGTGAATGTGATGCTGGATTCATCGGTAGTGATTGTCAAGTGTATCGTAGTGGATTTGAATGCACCACAACTGGCCCAAATTCGTGTCGAAATGGTGGATTTTGTTCAGCGGAGAAGAACAACAACACATGTGTTTGTCCACCAATGTTTCAAG GATTGTACTGCGAAAAAGACGTGGACGAATGTTCTACATCGAATCCATGCGAAAATGGTGGCACATGCGTGAATACAGAAGGAGGATTCGTATGCTTGTGTACAGCTGCTTTTGAAG GTGAACTATGCAGTATCAATAAGGATGACTGTTTGTATAATAAATGTGAAGCAGGAGCAACATGTATAGATTTAACCGGATCCTATCGATGTGAATGTCCTCCAGGAAAAATTG gATCATTCTGCCAACATAATGATCCATGTGTCTCTATGCCATGCCTTAACGGAAGATGTATTGGAGATCCGGCAACTGGGAACTTCACATGTGCGTGTGATCACGGATATACG GGAATACACTGCGACCAGGATATCGATGAATGTTCGGAATGGGGTGAAGCACTTTGTTATAATGGTGCCACATGCGTTAATATTGCTGGAAGTTATGCATGCGAATGTCCTGCAG GAGTAACTGGCGCATCCTGTGACACTTTAATGGAAATGTGCGATCCGAATCCATGTCAGAATAAAGGGATCTGCGTGGATCGACTGAATCATTTCGAATGTTCGTGCGCTGAAG gatttACCGGTCCAACTTGTGGTGAAAAATGTCCAGAAGGTGAACGATGTTCCTGCTCAGCCAATGGATGTTTGAATGGTGGACAATGTAGAAATAATGGATGCGAATGTCCAACG GGATTCACTGGTGAATATTGTGAAAAGAAGTTGAGTCCTTGTGAAATGACGAAATGCCCTTTTGGTCAGATTTGTGTGGAGAATAATATGACGAA AGCGGTAAGTTGTGAGTGTCCGGCCGGATTTACTGGATTCGATTGCCAAAGAGAGGTTGACGAATGCTCAACTAATCCCTGTCAACACGGTGGAACTTGTTCCGACAAACTTAATGACTATCACTGTAGTTGTCCTAGTGGGTATAGTGGAAAGAATTGTGAG AAGATCGTCGACCATTGCGCAACGAATCCTTGCCTAAACAATGGGCTATGCATCAATGCAGCACGCGGCAGCATTTGTCATTGTACCCCAGCCTTTTTCGGAGAGAAATGCCAGTTTAAG AGGAAACCATGCTCTCGGAGTCGCTGTGACAATGGAGCCACATGTCGACCGACGGCAGATTTCAGGAATTACACTTGTGAATGCAAACCTGGATTTGAGGGGAAATTCTGCGAATTT GATATTAATGAATGTAAAGATCAACCATGTAAGAACGGAGGCACTTGTTATAACACTCATGGATCGTACAGTTGTATTTGTCCAGAAGGATATACAGGAAAGAACTGCATGGAGAACATAGATGATTGCGCTAAAA ATCCATGCTTAAACAATGGAACATGTATCGATGAGCTCGCGAACTTCCGTTGTGTTTGTCAGCCGGGATTCACCGGTAGAACATGTGGTGTGGATATAG ATGATTGCGCTTCAAATCCTTGTCTGAATGGTGCAACATGTGTGGATGGTATTAATCGTTACGAATGTCTCTGTAGACGAGGATTTAGTGGTCGAGATTGTCATGTAAACGATGATGATTGTAGACCTGG ACTTTGTCTTAATGGTGGCAGATGTATCGATGCTGTTGATGACTATATATGCGAATGCGTACGTGGATATACTGGTCAAAATTGTCAAATTCACGTGGATCTTGATAAATTTAACGAAACCGACAA ATTGGAGCGTAGTCTGTGCGCTCTTTCCGGATGCGATTCCAAAGCTGGAGACGGAAAATGCGATTCAGAGTGTAATTTTTACGCTTGTGGATTTGACAATGGTGATTGCTCTGCCAGAGGTGAACCGTTTGCCAAATGCAACGCGGCCAGCTATTGTGCCCATGTGTTTAAGGATGGCCGATGCGATTCC gTTTGTAACAATGAAGCGTGTTTGTTTGATGGATTCGATTGCGTACCAACCACTCCCCGTTGCCCACCACAAGTTGCGGATTACTGTCGCAGCCATTACGCGGACGGAATTTGCGATAATCAATGCGATCTTCCTGGATGTGCTTTCGATGGAGGAGACTGTGACACTAAGAAACCAACAACC CTTTCTGGAGATATTTCCATCGTTGTCCTTACTACTCCACAACAATTTGTGAAACATGTTGGAATGTTTCTTCTCACGTTAAGCCAAAAACTTCGAGCGTCTGTTCGGATCAAGAGCGATGAGGACGGACCATTGGTTTTTCATTGGAACGGCCGGCCATCTCCAAAGCGTATCGCTCTTCCAAAAGATCAG CGCTTATCTGTTCAATTTGGTGGTGAAATTCGTTTGAAACGTTCCGTTTCGAATGTTGGTGTCCTTGTTTGGATTGAAGTGGACGTTTCTGGTTGTCACGGTGATTGCTTCAGTGACGTCGATACTGTCGCAAACTATCTCGGAGCAGCTAACGCGAAGAAG GATTTGTCCGAAATGGGCATGCCCATCTACGAAGCCATTGCACGACATCCGGACGCTACAGTCGCGGTCTCGAATCCGGACGGATATTGGGCATTTATTATTGGCTGTTTCGCAATTTTAATCGTTATTGCGACGGTTTTTGTGCTccaaaaaagaactaggaaACGTCGAACAATCAAAGCTCCTTGTTGGATTCCACCCACCGAAGCGCAAA ACAAACTTGTTTCATTATCTCAAAGTGAACAAATGCTACGGGCAGGATTCTATTCCGATCATTTATTTGGATCTAAAAGGCCAAGATTGGAAAACTTGAATTTCTATGACTCCGATCCCTTCACATCTGCATTAAATTCACACAA ATATCCCAGGGTGGAAGTAAAATCCACAAAGAAGATACATCCACCTCCAACACTTCTGCACGAACAAGCATCTTCCAATACACCAATAGAAGTTGATCAGTCAACGATAAATGTACGTGGTCCTTTCGGTCGAACCGCACTAATGATGTTGTGCGATAATTCGGAAAAGACGGAAAGTCAACTGGTTGAGGAGGCGGCAAAGATTTGGGCTGCCGGAGGCGATTTGAATTTGCAGGATGACG ATGAAGAGACGGCAATATTTATTGCGGTTAGGCGAGGTCGTTTGGCTTTAGTAAAGAAATTGCTGGATATGGGAGCTGATCCTACAATTATGAATCGTAACGATTCGACATGTCTCCATGAAGCCGCAGCAAACTGTAATCTTCGTATGGTTGAGGAACTACTGAAACATAATTCTGTAGTTAAAGAG ATTGACGTTTGCGACAATAATGATCGAACTCCGTTGATGAGATGTGCTGCTAATGATACGGTAGATCATCAAGTGGCATCGCTCCTGATTCGAATGGGTGCTGATCCGTCATATCCTGGAGATAAG AGTGCCCTATCGTATAACGGACGTACCGCATTACATTACGCTGCTCAAGTGAACAATGTGCAAATGATTGAATTTCTTATAAGCAAGGATGCCAATAAGGATGCCCAAGATCTAGAG GACCGAACACCATTGTTCCTTGCTGCTTCTCATGGACATGTTGAAGCTGTGCAAGCTTTAGTCAAAGCTGGAGCTTCATTGGAAATCACAGATCAGAAG gACCGTACTCCCTACAAGGTCGCAGAAGAAAACGAATTTCGTAATGTTCTGGAAGTACTGGATTCAGATGATAACAAAACTTGCGTCCCTTTGCATATGGCTATAGGAAAAAATACAGTCAAAAACAACAATCGTCAGGTTAAG CGGATCCCCGTAAAGCGGAAGCCTCAGCCACTGACCCCGCCACATTCTGACGGATGTGGTTCGACACCGTCTCCTCATGCAACGTTTGGAGCTTCATCCAGACCGACAGCATCGGTATTGGATTCTCCGTCAAGTGATCGTACAAGTAGTGGGAATGACGGTTTTTCGCCGGGATCTCTTCCGATG ACGCATCCATCCTATTGGACATCCGAAGTTTCACATCAATCACCACCATATGAAAATACTGAATTAGGAGTATGTTCATATTACGGTAATTATTCAATGCCGAACTCCACGTATGCTCATTCGTTCTCGTCCACCTCGTATCCATCATGCCAGTATTCGGAAAGTTCCACATATTACGCAAATCAAGTGTAA
- a CDS encoding hypothetical protein (NECATOR_CHRX.G21943.T1) codes for MSEKLKKYMEELDDLPPFIQKNAKEIRELDQETEKLMRVIQESTVSYVTNMKNTPMEQRVKWYKEMQAMYDEVDKLSEKKEQLADDMYNAVDTRIKEMDKMMVEFQELQIRNCNEAEEAEEGESSSNTLKRKGSRSARKGGKRKKGDDNKVTSAKRGNFKPSAIPAVDMPVDPNEPTYCSCHQVSFGQMIACDGPECKIGWFHFQCVGLKTSPAGKWYCKQCKGGARKKRTKS; via the exons ATGAGCGAGAAGCTAAAGAAGTATATGGAGGAACTGGATGACCTTCCTCCATTCATTCAGAAGAATGCTAAGGAAATCCGTGAGCTTGATCAAGAA acagAGAAATTAATGCGCGTGATCCAAGAAAGTACCGTGTCGTATGTGACCAACATGAAGAATACCCCCATGGAGCAGCGAGTGAAATGGTACAAAGAAATGCAG GCAATGTATGATGAGGTCGACAAGCTAAGTGAAAAGAAGGAGCAACTTGCTGACGACATGTATAATGCTGTCGATACGCGCATCAAAGAGATGGACAAAATGATGGTCGAGTTCCAAGAACTTCAGATCAGGAACTGCAACGAAGCTGAGGAGGCTGAAGAAG GCGAGTCAAGTTCGAATACTCTGAAGCGTAAAGGTTCAAGATCTGCCAGAAAGGGTGGTAAGAGAAAGAAGGGGGATGACAACAAAGTTACTTCTGCGAAAAGAG GTAATTTCAAGCCGTCTGCAATACCTGCTGTGGATATGCCTGTTGATCCGAACGAACCCACGTATTGTAGCTGTCACCAG GTTTCTTTCGGTCAAATGATTGCCTGCGACGGACCAGAATGCAAAATTGGGTGGTTCCACTTCCAGTGCGTCGGCTTAAAAACTTCTCCCGCTG GGAAGTGGTATTGCAAGCAGTGTAAGGGAGGagcaagaaagaagagaactaagtcgtaa